A portion of the Bacteroidota bacterium genome contains these proteins:
- a CDS encoding PorP/SprF family type IX secretion system membrane protein has translation MQKLSIKVLIASTVCLLLLGNVAKAQQDPYYAHFMFNKLTYNPAYSANNMQDHVCATAVYKNQWFGWQGTPTTQNFNIAANYGKNGYGLSIENDQLGFQKGINFAFSYARKIEMANQQSLSIGASAGFLQKALDGSKLRTLTDLQKMASGTDPSIPAIDATQGKPDVGFGVYYTKQSFIGLDNFYAGLSATHLLPGKLTYASGGSINLRTHAQLIAGGEMQMGANVLQPNIKFRTDLTKSQFEINANYIIKNQYWGGVSYRWDSYKIFYRSDAVILMAGWKPKPNLKFGISYDITVSRLGPFGKNSFGTVELMVQYCFKLNFTAPPTKKYYDTRRANGWQR, from the coding sequence ATGCAAAAACTATCTATCAAAGTCCTAATTGCTTCAACAGTTTGTTTGTTGTTATTGGGCAATGTGGCTAAAGCACAGCAGGATCCCTACTATGCTCATTTCATGTTCAACAAGCTCACGTATAACCCTGCTTACTCGGCTAACAATATGCAGGATCATGTATGTGCCACCGCGGTCTACAAAAATCAATGGTTCGGTTGGCAAGGAACTCCCACAACACAAAATTTTAATATAGCAGCCAACTATGGAAAAAATGGCTATGGCTTAAGTATAGAGAATGACCAACTGGGTTTTCAAAAAGGGATAAATTTTGCATTTAGTTATGCCCGTAAAATTGAAATGGCTAACCAACAATCATTATCAATTGGAGCCTCTGCTGGTTTTTTACAAAAAGCGTTGGATGGTTCCAAATTACGGACCTTAACCGATCTGCAAAAAATGGCAAGCGGAACTGATCCAAGCATTCCAGCAATTGATGCCACGCAAGGCAAGCCCGATGTAGGTTTCGGAGTATACTATACCAAACAATCATTCATTGGTTTGGATAATTTTTATGCCGGGCTTTCAGCAACCCATCTTTTGCCTGGAAAACTTACCTACGCAAGCGGAGGTTCTATTAATTTGAGAACCCATGCACAATTGATTGCAGGTGGCGAAATGCAAATGGGTGCAAATGTTTTGCAACCCAATATTAAGTTCCGCACAGACTTAACCAAATCACAGTTTGAGATAAATGCCAATTATATTATTAAAAACCAATACTGGGGCGGGGTTTCATACCGTTGGGACAGTTACAAAATATTTTACCGTAGCGATGCAGTGATATTAATGGCAGGTTGGAAACCAAAACCCAATCTAAAATTTGGTATTTCTTATGATATCACCGTTTCACGTCTTGGTCCTTTCGGAAAGAATAGCTTTGGTACGGTTGAGCTTATGGTACAATATTGTTTCAAACTTAATTTTACAGCACCACCAACAAAAAAATATTATGATACACGCCGTGCCAATGGATGGCAACGATAA
- a CDS encoding uroporphyrinogen-III synthase, giving the protein MKKVKTILVSQPRPEGDKSPLIDVAKKLNCKIDFRPFIQIEPVSVREFRNQRSPISDFTAIIFNSKNAIDTYFAIATEMRTAIPEDMKFFCINEQAANYMQKHLQVRKRKLFHAEGTEASLMSLLKKHSTEKYFFPCSDIRKNDIPDFLTKHKIFFKEGMIYRTVSADLSDLANVYYDIIVFYSPADIKSLFDNFPSFDQSDTRIAAWGKTTIKAVEDANLAVNIAAPTPECPSMGLALEKYIILASKG; this is encoded by the coding sequence TTGAAAAAAGTAAAAACAATTTTAGTGTCGCAACCACGTCCCGAAGGGGACAAATCGCCACTTATAGATGTAGCAAAGAAGCTCAACTGCAAAATAGATTTCAGGCCATTTATTCAGATTGAACCCGTTTCGGTGCGTGAGTTTCGAAACCAGCGAAGCCCCATCTCCGATTTTACTGCTATTATTTTCAATTCAAAAAATGCAATAGATACTTATTTTGCTATCGCTACCGAAATGCGAACTGCCATTCCTGAAGACATGAAATTCTTTTGTATCAACGAACAGGCAGCGAACTATATGCAGAAACATTTGCAAGTGCGTAAGCGTAAATTATTTCATGCCGAAGGTACTGAAGCCTCGCTGATGAGCCTACTAAAGAAACATAGTACCGAAAAATATTTTTTCCCCTGTTCCGATATCCGCAAAAATGATATCCCCGACTTTTTGACCAAGCATAAGATATTCTTTAAGGAAGGTATGATATACCGAACAGTTTCAGCCGACTTATCCGATTTGGCCAATGTGTATTACGATATCATCGTTTTTTACAGCCCAGCCGACATAAAATCTTTATTCGACAATTTCCCTAGTTTTGATCAAAGTGATACCAGAATTGCAGCTTGGGGAAAAACAACCATTAAGGCTGTGGAGGATGCAAATCTAGCAGTAAATATCGCAGCCCCAACACCCGAATGCCCCTCAATGGGCTTGGCTTTAGAGAAATATATTATACTGGCAAGCAAAGGATAA
- a CDS encoding DUF4271 domain-containing protein, whose protein sequence is MHANPHHKPQVHPKEGSEHSSHNTDSIAKVSTKGIKIDSATTDSVLRVLCNPYMALSYRTPFVDEDNFEQFAPPEGSIRRPPPRNNLLIFIVVINIMFVVAIIKISSEREIFSMVNQVMAAGNKTFSYVSQQKTAASGVNLQLLFLSVLILSLGYFLYGDTSFMAMDLIPVIKIVALITLFFVIYLVKMMIHHFMQYLLQVDRLAIIMINNTIVVNFLMLLLAFPLFLINYLNFGLISAEQLNITLLILFVISLIYRILRQSQGLMPVFHYPAMYLLLYICTLEVLPWLLVFFYFNN, encoded by the coding sequence ATGCATGCTAATCCACACCATAAGCCACAAGTACATCCAAAAGAAGGATCAGAACATTCCTCACATAATACTGACAGTATAGCTAAGGTATCAACCAAAGGCATCAAAATAGATAGTGCCACCACCGATTCGGTTTTGCGTGTTTTGTGCAATCCTTATATGGCCCTTAGTTATAGAACTCCATTTGTCGACGAAGATAATTTCGAACAATTTGCACCGCCAGAAGGCTCCATTCGCCGTCCGCCTCCCCGCAATAACTTGCTCATTTTTATTGTAGTTATCAATATCATGTTTGTGGTGGCCATCATAAAAATATCGAGCGAAAGGGAAATTTTTTCGATGGTGAACCAAGTAATGGCTGCTGGCAATAAAACATTTAGTTATGTTTCGCAACAAAAAACAGCGGCTAGTGGTGTAAACCTACAATTGCTATTTTTATCGGTGCTCATACTTTCCTTGGGCTACTTCCTTTATGGTGATACCAGTTTCATGGCCATGGATTTAATCCCAGTTATCAAGATTGTGGCTTTAATCACTTTGTTCTTTGTGATATATTTGGTAAAAATGATGATTCACCATTTTATGCAATACCTGCTTCAGGTGGACAGATTAGCTATTATTATGATTAATAATACCATAGTGGTAAATTTCCTCATGTTGCTTTTGGCTTTTCCATTATTCTTGATCAATTACCTCAACTTTGGCCTAATTTCGGCGGAGCAATTAAATATTACGCTTTTGATTTTATTCGTAATATCTCTTATTTACAGGATTTTAAGGCAGTCTCAGGGCTTAATGCCTGTGTTTCATTACCCCGCAATGTATCTTTTGCTGTATATTTGCACTTTAGAAGTCTTACCTTGGCTATTGGTATTTTTTTACTTTAACAATTAA